The Chthoniobacterales bacterium genome segment AACCTAAAAGTCTCTCCGACTTTCGGATTCATATCCCGCTTCTCACCGAAACCCGTCCCGGGTTAATCTGTCGGCCAGTCATGCCAGACCCGCTCGAAACCCATCCGCCGCCCAGCTTCGGCGAGGCATTTCGCTTCTGGCTCAAGCTGGGTTTCATCAGCTTCGGCGGACCCACGGGTCAGATCGCCATCATGCACACCGAACTCGTCGAAAAACGGCGCTGGATCAGCGAGGCGCGATTCCTCCACGCGCTGAATTATTGCATGATCCTCCCCGGCCCCGAGGCGCAGCAACTCGCCATTTACATCGGCTGGCTGCTGCACCGGACTTGGGGTGGAATCGTGGCCGGCGCGCTCTTCGTGCTGCCCTCGGCCCTGCTGCTTTGGCTGCTCAGCGTCATTTATGTAATGCATGGCAGCGTCTGGTGGATCGCCGCCATTTTCCACGGACTCAAACCCGCCGTGCTCGCCATTGTCGCCGCCGCCGTTCTGCGCATCGGAAAAAAAGCGCTGAAAAACGAACTCATGTGGGCCATCGCCCTTCTCGCTTTCGTCGCGATCCATTTCTTTCGCGTGCCGTTTCCGTTCCTAATGCTCGCCGCCGCCGTGATCGGACTCCTCGGCAGCCGCTGGCAACGGGAGAAATTTCTCGTCGTTCCCGGACACGTCCAGCCAGACGCAATTCTGGATGAAAACCACACCCGGCCCTCACTCGCCCGCGCCCTGCGAGTGATCCTCGTCTGCGGACTCCTCTGGTGGGTGCCCGTTTTTCTGATTCGACTCTGGCTCGGCTCAGAGCACGCGCTGGCTCGCGAAGGAATCTTCTTTAGCCAGGCGGC includes the following:
- the chrA gene encoding chromate efflux transporter, whose amino-acid sequence is MPDPLETHPPPSFGEAFRFWLKLGFISFGGPTGQIAIMHTELVEKRRWISEARFLHALNYCMILPGPEAQQLAIYIGWLLHRTWGGIVAGALFVLPSALLLWLLSVIYVMHGSVWWIAAIFHGLKPAVLAIVAAAVLRIGKKALKNELMWAIALLAFVAIHFFRVPFPFLMLAAAVIGLLGSRWQREKFLVVPGHVQPDAILDENHTRPSLARALRVILVCGLLWWVPVFLIRLWLGSEHALAREGIFFSQAAMVTFGGAYAVLPYVAQQAVENHQWLTALQMLDGLGLAETTPGPLIMVLQFVGFVGAWNQPGTLPPLVAATFGALITTWATFAPCFLWIFLGAPYIEQLR